In the Setaria italica strain Yugu1 chromosome VI, Setaria_italica_v2.0, whole genome shotgun sequence genome, one interval contains:
- the LOC101783565 gene encoding disease resistance protein RPM1, whose translation MEATALSVGKSVLDGALGYAKSAVAEEVALQLGIQRDHAFIRDELSMMQAFLRAAHGERDDHEVLMTWVKQVRDVAYDAEDCLQNFSIHLHNQSWWHLPRTLRERRRIAKQMKELRARVEDVSQRNLRYQLINSASSKPVTSADEKPNIAAAGIYGINDARRAGKKDNSKVDLVQLINQEGEDLRVIAVWGTSSDLGQTSIIKAVYDNPDIKGKFAYRAWVRVMHPFNAKDFVQSLVKQFRSTVGFEGLLEEDKTWQELAEELKGYVNEKGYLVVLNDLSTIEEWDDIKVCFPNYKKGSRIIVCTPQVEVASLCLGQESQVLELKQFSTDQTIYAFYEKDGTDSPTLLPSSDAATTSTLNLVVPTNEILENQSKGSKDRKVVRNNLTRIKTMTNALEESKLIGREKEASDVAGLISDKLGQQFLVISIWGMGGLGKTTLIKDVYQNQHLIGMFEKCVFVTVMRPFILKELLKSLIMQLHTESSEERRSIMDLRGGTRKELPTMGVEALIKEVARLLEGFKCLIVLDDLSSTTEWDMVVQSFPKMENTSRIIITTREENIAKYCSEKQENIYKLKILGDKDALDLFTRKVFKEAIDLEQRRPDLIEEAKLILKKCNGLPLAIVTIGGFLVNQPKTAMEWRKLNEHISAELEINPELEAIRTILSKSYDGLPYHLKSCFLYLSIFPEDHKLSRRRLTRRWTAEGYSREIREKSAEEIADRYFMELIGRSMILPCHESAYSRKGFDSCQVHDLMREISISKSTEENLVFRLEEGCRSNTHGTVRHLTINSNWEGDKRDFESMVDMNRIRSLTVFGKWRPFFISNKMSLLRILDLENIDYLYDRHLEQIGKLHHLQYLSLRRCNSIFRLPDSLGNLKQLQTLDIKQTSIRNLPKTIINLRKLHYIHATIDYSIILGCSTSGEIEDGIVLPRGFRKLRLLRTLSVVNIAVGQGILKEIKALTQLRRLAVIGIDKKNCGEFCSTLADLRCLESLTVHSMSEPDLQGCLDGVSSPPKNLQSLMVRGNLAKLPEWIGGLNSLVKLKLKETMLSELDATIQVLGKLPNLAILRLLKRSFKGKELNLTFRRETFPSLMVLQLALPDLRSVEFGEEATPKLELLSFIGYPLICKAGMFSGLASLPSLKEFMLDNDKYEEDFLTHVQDQLDGNPNGPVMKSSGALASNKFVEALFDLEILGQSQWDSNDSPNPS comes from the exons ATGGAGGCCACCGCGTTGAGTGTGGGCAAGTCCGTGCTGGATGGAGCACTTGGCTACGCCAAATCCGCAGTCGCGGAGGAGGTGGCTTTGCAGCTCGGCATCCAGCGTGATCATGCTTTCATCAGGGACGAGCTCTCGATGATGCAGGCTTTCCTGAGGGCCGCGCATGGTGAGCGAGATGACCATGAGGTACTCATGACCTGGGTGAAGCAAGTCCGTGATGTGGCCTATGATGCGGAGGACTGCCTCCAAAATTTTTCCATCCATCTCCATAACCAATCATGGTGGCATCTCCCTCGCACCCTGCGTGAGCGGCGCCGCATTGCCAAGCAGATGAAGGAGTTGAGGGCCAGAGTTGAGGACGTGAGCCAGAGGAACCTGCGCTACCAGCTTATCAATAGTGCCAGCTCCAAGCCTGTCACTTCTGCTGATGAGAAGCCTAACATTGCAGCTGCAGGAATATATGGTATCAATGATGCACGACGTGCTGGGAAGAAGGACAACTCAAAAGTGGATCTGGTCCAACTCATCAACCAAGAGGGCGAGGATCTTAGAGTAATAGCTGTATGGGGAACAAGTAGTGATCTTGGGCAGACATCCATCATCAAAGCTGTCTACGATAATCCAGATATCAAAGGGAAATTCGCATATAGAGCATGGGTCAGGGTAATGCATCCTTTCAATGCAAAAGACTTTGTCCAGAGCTTGGTGAAGCAGTTCCGTTCCACCGTAGGATTTGAAGGTTTGTTGGAGGAAGACAAGACATGGCAAGAGTTGGCTGAGGAGTTGAAGGGATATGTGAACGAGAAGGGTTACCTTGTTGTGCTTAATGACCTATCAACAATTGAAGAGTGGGATGACATTAAAGTATGTTTCCCAAACTACAAGAAAGGTAGTCGAATCATAGTGTGCACACCACAAGTTGAAGTTGCAAGCTTGTGCCTGGGGCAAGAAAGCCAAGTATTGGAGCTCAAGCAATTCTCCACTGATCAGACTATTTATGCTTTCTATGAGAAG GATGGAACTGATTCACCAACACTATTACCAAGCTCAGATGCAGCCACAACAAGTACATTGAACCTAGTAGTGCCCACCAATGAGATATTGGAGAATCAATCTAAAGGTAGCAAAGACAGGAAGGTGGTCAGAAATAACCTTACTCGCATCAAGACTATGACTAACGCTTTAGAGGAATCTAAGCTTATTGGACGAGAGAAAGAAGCATCTGACGTGGCAGGACTGATTTCAGATAAACTTGGTCAACAATTTTTAGTGATTTCTATTTGGGGGATGGGTGGTCTTGGGAAAACCACTCTAATCAAGGATGTTTACCAAAACCAACATCTTATTGGCATGTTTGAGAAGTGTGTTTTTGTTACTGTGATGCGTCCTTTCATTCTGAAGGAGCTCCTTAAGAGCTTAATCATGCAACTACACACAGAATCTTCTGAGGAGAGGAGGTCAATTATGGATTTGAGGGGTGGCACAAGAAAAGAATTACCAACGATGGGTGTTGAAGCCCTCATTAAAGAGGTGGCTAGGCTTTTAGAAGGATTTAAGTGCTTGATTGTTCTTGATGATTTGTCATCTACTACAGAGTGGGACATGGTAGTACAGAGTTTTCCTAAAATGGAAAATACAAGCCGGATCATAATCACAACAAGGGAAGAGAATATTGCAAAGTATTGTTCAGAGAAGCAAGAAAATATATATAAGCTCAAAATTTTAGGGGACAAGGATGCACTTGACCTCTTCACAAGAAAG GTATTTAAGGAGGCCATAGACCTGGAACAACGTCGTCCTGATTTGATTGAAGAAGCAAAACTGATCTTGAAGAAGTGCAACGGACTTCCCCTTGCAATAGTCACCATCGGTGGTTTCTTGGTTAACCAACCAAAAACAGCCATGGAGTGGAGGAAATTAAATGAGCATATTAGTGCTGAATTGGAGATAAACCCTGAGCTTGAAGCCATTAGAACAATCCTAAGTAAAAGTTATGATGGTTTACCCTATCATCTCAAGTCTTGTTTTTTGTATCTGTCCATCTTTCCTGAAGACCACAAACTTAGCCGCAGACGTTTGACGCGGCGGTGGACTGCAGAAGGTTATTCAAGGGAGATCCGTGAAAAGTCTGCGGAGGAAATAGCTGATAGATACTTTATGGAATTAATAGGTAGGAGCATGATCCTACCATGTCATGAGTCAGCCTACAGTAGAAAAGGATTTGACTCTTGCCAAGTCCATGATCTCATGCGTGAAATTAGCATCTCAAAGTCAACGGAGGAAAATCTTGTTTTCAGACTGGAAGAAGGTTGCAGATCAAACACACATGGCACAGTACGCCACCTTACGATAAACAGTAATTGGGAGGGAGATAAAAGAGACTTCGAGAGCATGGTGGACATGAATCGTATACGATCATTAACAGTGTTTGGAAAGTGGAGGCCATTTTTCATTTCTAACAAGATGAGTTTGCTGCGAATACTAGACTTGGAAAACATAGATTATCTATATGATCGTCATCTTGAGCAAATTGGGAAGCTTCATCACCTACAATACCTTTCTCTAAGAAGATGTAACAGTATTTTTCGCCTGCCCGATTCATTGGGTAATCTGAAGCAACTGCAGACGCTGGATATTAAACAAACATCGATAAGAAATTTGCCAAAGACCATCATCAATCTCAGGAAGTTGCATTATATTCATGCTACGATCGATTACAGTATCATACTAGGCTGCAGTACATCCGGTGAGATTGAAGATGGAATTGTATTGCCGAGAGGATTCAGAAAGCTGAGATTGCTGCGCACACTGAGTGTTGTTAACATCGCTGTGGGGCAGGGCATCCTAAAGGAGATAAAAGCGCTCACCCAGTTGCGCAGGTTAGCAGTGATTGGCATCGACAAGAAAAATTGTGGAGAGTTTTGTTCCACCCTTGCTGATCTCCGCTGCCTAGAATCTCTGACAGTGCATTCAATGAGCGAGCCAGATTTACAGGGCTGCTTGGATGGTGTGTCATCGCCTCCAAAAAACCTCCAGAGCCTCATGGTGCGCGGCAATCTAGCCAAATTGCCGGAATGGATCGGGGGGCTCAATAGCCTTGTGAAGCTGAAGCTAAAGGAGACCATGCTTTCAGAGTTGGATGCCACCATACAGGTCCTTGGCAAGCTACCCAACCTGGCCATCCTACGTCTGTTGAAGCGTTCGTTCAAGGGTAAAGAGCTCAATCTCACTTTCCGTCGAGAGACATTCCCGAGTCTGATGGTCCTGCAGCTGGCTTTACCTGACCTCAGGTCGGTGGAGTTTGGAGAAGAAGCAACGCCTAAACTTGAGCTGCTGAGCTTTATTGGTTATCCCTTAATTTGCAAAGCCGGGATGTTTTCTGGGCTGGCATCTCTCCCAAGCCTCAAGGAATTCATGCTGGACAACGATAAGTACGAGGAGGACTTCCTGACACACGTGCAGGACCAGCTTGACGGGAACCCAAACGGACCCGTCATGAAGAGTTCGGGAGCTCTAGCGTCTAATAAATTTGTCGAGGCTTTATTTGATCTGGAGATattagggcagtcccaatgggacaGTAATGATAGTCCCAATCCCTCTTAA